The following DNA comes from Riemerella anatipestifer ATCC 11845 = DSM 15868.
TATTGACAGCGTTTCGGCAGACAATTACATTTCAACAACCGACAACACAGACCGAGAAAAAAAATTACTTTGGCAAGTTTTAGCCATCAACTTTTTCTTTTTTGCACTTGAACTTGCGACAGGTTTTATTTCTAACTCAATGGGACTTGTAGCCGACAGTTTGGATATGCTTGCCGACAGTATTGTTTACGGACTTGCACTTTTTGCAGTTGGTGGGACAATGACACGAAAAAAGAACATTGCAAAATCGGCAGGTTATTTTCAGTTGACACTTGCGGTTTTTGGTTTTATAGAAGTTATCAGACGATTTGTTGGAACGGAAACAATTCCAGTATTTCAGACAATGATAATTATTTCAATTCTTGCTCTTATTGGAAACGGACTGTGTTTGTATTTACTGCAAAAAAGTAAAAGCAAAGAAGCACATATGCAAGCAAGTATGATTTTCACATCTAATGACGTAATTGTAAACCTTGGAGTAATTGTAGCAGGCGGACTTGTTTACTTGACAAACTCAAAATATCCTGACCTTATCGTTGGGACAATTGTATTTTTCATCGTTGGACAAGGAGCATTTAAAATCTTGAAACTATCAAAATGACGACTGAAAGACTGAAAGAAGAACCACTACTGCTAACAGCGGTTTGGCAAAAGGCGGGGTTTCGTGCTTCGTAGAGCCATTTGTGCAAGGTTCAACATTTGTGCTTCGTATGAAATTTAGTGCTAAAAGTCCCGCCCTTCGCCAAGCCGCAAACCGTTATGCGACATTT
Coding sequences within:
- a CDS encoding cation diffusion facilitator family transporter; protein product: MQKTTFKISKMDCPSEEQMIRMKLADLTNINSLDFDIPNRQLTVFHTDNHDQIFQRLDNLKFDTSLIDSVSADNYISTTDNTDREKKLLWQVLAINFFFFALELATGFISNSMGLVADSLDMLADSIVYGLALFAVGGTMTRKKNIAKSAGYFQLTLAVFGFIEVIRRFVGTETIPVFQTMIIISILALIGNGLCLYLLQKSKSKEAHMQASMIFTSNDVIVNLGVIVAGGLVYLTNSKYPDLIVGTIVFFIVGQGAFKILKLSK